A DNA window from Malus domestica chromosome 12, GDT2T_hap1 contains the following coding sequences:
- the LOC103450682 gene encoding EG45-like domain containing protein isoform X3, translating to MGLLFMLIVLGLFCTESRLVSGDLGTATSYGPPYMPTTCFGSRPDQFPPMYLFAAVSEGLWDGGSACGRLYKIRCLSGRNMPCKGGATVEVKVVDLCRQSPCPSTIAMSTNAFAAISNSSSTQINIEYLQI from the exons ATGGGACTCTTATTCATGTTGATCGTTTTAGGCCTTTTTTGCACAGAATCAAGGCTAGTTTCTGGCGATCTCGGCACAGCAACTTCTTACGGTCCTCCTTATATGC CAACAACATGCTTTGGGAGTAGGCCAGACCAGTTCCCTCCGATGTACCTTTTTGCGGCGGTGAGTGAAGGGTTGTGGGACGGTGGTTCTGCGTGTGGAAGGCTCTATAAAATTAGGTGCCTGAGTGGACGTAATATGCCCTGCAAGGGTGGTGCTACTGTGGAGGTGAAGGTGGTGGACCTTTGCCGTCAATCTCCGTGCCCTTCTACCATTGCCATGTCAACCAATGCTTTTGCAGCCATCTCAAACTCATCTTCTACACAAATCAACATCGAATATCTTCA GATATGA
- the LOC114819944 gene encoding uncharacterized protein, translating into MVEKSTAILQEATSQLPPETPIEDGSVPKDADVQIVTEVLDQKFGRRHGKVVRCTGKAGVRETGASSSRLSTGEVNSLKEEVTTLRGQVAAQGDHIRAQDERMNMIVQALAMSGLQIPTMLAPNVAPPSTSQPFRPNDTEKHDVLNLEDLQFFIFFVRTNVHFHIFYN; encoded by the coding sequence ATGGTGGAAAAGAGCACTGCTATTCTCCAAGAAGCAACATCGCAGCTTCCTCCAGAGACCCCGATCGAGGACGGCAGTGTACCCAAGGATGCAGATGTTCAGATCGTGACTGAGGTCCTAGATCAGAAGTTCGGTCGTCGTCATGGTAAGGTTGTTCGGTGTACGGGGAAGGCGGGGGTTCGTGAAACGGGTGCCTCTTCTTCCAGATTGTCCACAGGAGAGGTCAATTCCTTGAAGGAGGAAGTGACAACCCTAAGAGGTCAGGTTGCGGCCCAGGGCGACCATATTAGGGCCCAGGACGAGAGGATGAATATGATTGTTCAGGCCTTAGCGATGTCCGGCCTCCAAATCCCGACGATGCTAGCACCTAATGTTGCTCCACCTTCAACTTCCCAACCATTTCGCCCAAACGATACCGAGAAGCATGATGTATTAAACTTAGAAGACttgcagttttttattttttttgttcggacaaacgtacattttcatatattctataattaa
- the LOC103450682 gene encoding EG45-like domain containing protein isoform X1, protein MDRETGEKFQKPMSFPAESRLVSGDLGTATSYGPPYMPTTCFGSRPDQFPPMYLFAAVSEGLWDGGSACGRLYKIRCLSGRNMPCKGGATVEVKVVDLCRQSPCPSTIAMSTNAFAAISNSSSTQINIEYLHAGYEIS, encoded by the exons ATGGACCGAG aaaccggcgaaaAATTCCAGAAACCGATGAGTTTTCCGGCGg AATCAAGGCTAGTTTCTGGCGATCTCGGCACAGCAACTTCTTACGGTCCTCCTTATATGC CAACAACATGCTTTGGGAGTAGGCCAGACCAGTTCCCTCCGATGTACCTTTTTGCGGCGGTGAGTGAAGGGTTGTGGGACGGTGGTTCTGCGTGTGGAAGGCTCTATAAAATTAGGTGCCTGAGTGGACGTAATATGCCCTGCAAGGGTGGTGCTACTGTGGAGGTGAAGGTGGTGGACCTTTGCCGTCAATCTCCGTGCCCTTCTACCATTGCCATGTCAACCAATGCTTTTGCAGCCATCTCAAACTCATCTTCTACACAAATCAACATCGAATATCTTCA TGCAGGATATGAAATCAGCTGA
- the LOC103450682 gene encoding EG45-like domain containing protein isoform X2, producing MDRETGEKFQKPMSFPAESRLVSGDLGTATSYGPPYMPTTCFGSRPDQFPPMYLFAAVSEGLWDGGSACGRLYKIRCLSGRNMPCKGGATVEVKVVDLCRQSPCPSTIAMSTNAFAAISNSSSTQINIEYLQI from the exons ATGGACCGAG aaaccggcgaaaAATTCCAGAAACCGATGAGTTTTCCGGCGg AATCAAGGCTAGTTTCTGGCGATCTCGGCACAGCAACTTCTTACGGTCCTCCTTATATGC CAACAACATGCTTTGGGAGTAGGCCAGACCAGTTCCCTCCGATGTACCTTTTTGCGGCGGTGAGTGAAGGGTTGTGGGACGGTGGTTCTGCGTGTGGAAGGCTCTATAAAATTAGGTGCCTGAGTGGACGTAATATGCCCTGCAAGGGTGGTGCTACTGTGGAGGTGAAGGTGGTGGACCTTTGCCGTCAATCTCCGTGCCCTTCTACCATTGCCATGTCAACCAATGCTTTTGCAGCCATCTCAAACTCATCTTCTACACAAATCAACATCGAATATCTTCA GATATGA
- the LOC103450682 gene encoding EG45-like domain containing protein isoform X5 — MDRESRLVSGDLGTATSYGPPYMPTTCFGSRPDQFPPMYLFAAVSEGLWDGGSACGRLYKIRCLSGRNMPCKGGATVEVKVVDLCRQSPCPSTIAMSTNAFAAISNSSSTQINIEYLQI, encoded by the exons ATGGACCGAG AATCAAGGCTAGTTTCTGGCGATCTCGGCACAGCAACTTCTTACGGTCCTCCTTATATGC CAACAACATGCTTTGGGAGTAGGCCAGACCAGTTCCCTCCGATGTACCTTTTTGCGGCGGTGAGTGAAGGGTTGTGGGACGGTGGTTCTGCGTGTGGAAGGCTCTATAAAATTAGGTGCCTGAGTGGACGTAATATGCCCTGCAAGGGTGGTGCTACTGTGGAGGTGAAGGTGGTGGACCTTTGCCGTCAATCTCCGTGCCCTTCTACCATTGCCATGTCAACCAATGCTTTTGCAGCCATCTCAAACTCATCTTCTACACAAATCAACATCGAATATCTTCA GATATGA
- the LOC103450682 gene encoding EG45-like domain containing protein isoform X4, whose product MDRESRLVSGDLGTATSYGPPYMPTTCFGSRPDQFPPMYLFAAVSEGLWDGGSACGRLYKIRCLSGRNMPCKGGATVEVKVVDLCRQSPCPSTIAMSTNAFAAISNSSSTQINIEYLHAGYEIS is encoded by the exons ATGGACCGAG AATCAAGGCTAGTTTCTGGCGATCTCGGCACAGCAACTTCTTACGGTCCTCCTTATATGC CAACAACATGCTTTGGGAGTAGGCCAGACCAGTTCCCTCCGATGTACCTTTTTGCGGCGGTGAGTGAAGGGTTGTGGGACGGTGGTTCTGCGTGTGGAAGGCTCTATAAAATTAGGTGCCTGAGTGGACGTAATATGCCCTGCAAGGGTGGTGCTACTGTGGAGGTGAAGGTGGTGGACCTTTGCCGTCAATCTCCGTGCCCTTCTACCATTGCCATGTCAACCAATGCTTTTGCAGCCATCTCAAACTCATCTTCTACACAAATCAACATCGAATATCTTCA TGCAGGATATGAAATCAGCTGA